The Triticum urartu cultivar G1812 unplaced genomic scaffold, Tu2.1 TuUngrouped_contig_6383, whole genome shotgun sequence genome includes the window TGGCAGATTGCTAGTGCGTCGCGCTCAGGATCTCGTTTGCTGAACTGGTGTGATATGTGTTGAATACTTGATAAGATAAGTTTGTTTGCCTCAGATTCTGCTAGCTCGATCATGGTCTGTGTGGATTGCATGTGGATCGAGAGTTGACAAAATCTGGGGCATTGACATAACAGGATTTCGAGaggagagtttaggaattatcAATGCCTTCACGCACATAAAGATAGGCCTTATCACATCCTTTGAGTTCACCACGAAGGATACACAGTAAATGTCCTCTTGACTACAATAACTCTGTTCAGGATATTACACATTCAGATGAGGCAAAGCTATACCTTAATGAGAACGAACAATAGAAAGGTTCGTTTGAAGTATTTTGTAAGTATTCCTTTCTATCATGTACAAGGCGTACTAGTCAAATTTGTTGATGCCGAAAGCTAAGTGGTACTCCAAACATTCAGAAGAACAAAATTAAACAACAGTAAAAGTATACAATTACGACTACGAAGTATCTATGGTGGTGCAAAGTATAAGCCAATTATACAAACTGCATCAGATAAGCAATGCGTGTGAGTCACCTACTTCTACTTAATTGCACATCCTCCTGATCCTCAGGCACAACAAATCGCTAATACATCGTGTTCATGATCCTGTTTGGCCCAATCGTGTGGTATGTGTTCAAAGTTCTATTTGTTATTGATGAACAAATATGCAAGTACTTTTCCCTGGCTTCTGTTCGTTCTCCTATGGCATGCTTGGATTGTATGTGGATGTTGATCTATGGTTGATAAAATCCAGGGCATCGACATACCACCATATACAACGATCTCTGTGAAACATTGTAGAAATATGTCAACGCCTTTTTCACATGTTTCTTAAGCAAATTATCAAATAAGGTACCGAGATGAGAGTCTGTGAAGGGGTGTCCGAGACCTTTGTGGTGTGTGCCTCTCAGGTGTGTAGCAATTGTAGCAGAAACAGATTCAACTAATGTGGTTGAGGCATACACAAGCCAAGAAACCATACAGAACGAGGCTACGGTGATTTATGATATTGTGTGGCATTAGCTGGACTTATCAGGGAGGTGGAGTTCATCGTTACCAAGGGAATTGAATGGAGCGGCACCCAAGATTGTCAACTCTTGCTTTTCTAATCAACTTTGGTGTAATAGAGTTGATGAACGACCTAGTATTTGATATCAATAAAGCTAGCAGTGATGATCTTCCCTGAGAAAAAGACTATGGACGTCCTTGGTGGATGAGAGacaatgaaagacggtgtgttttTTCACATTTATTAAGAGGAGCTTACCTTATCTTTAGAAACTTCATGTGTGGTAACTTGTATGCCACACAGTACTATACACCACTCTATGTGAAAATCCGAATTAATAGGTATGCGGATACTTTTGGTACGATGGGTAAAGCCGCACCTACTAACATTTGTATATGTTTCCTCTTTATAAACACTAAGATGTGAGTGGTGACAATGACCGTGTAGCCAGGCAAACAAACATAGATTGCTTCCTTATTTGCTTGTCCAACTTCATATATTTAAGTAAAGAAAACTCTGTCGCAATTGCTATTCTGAAGCAATTATGCTTTAGAAATGAGCGGCATTGGGAAAAGTAATTCAACTGGGGAGGCATCAGTCAGTGCACAAATTGAAACAACAGCTACCCGGAATATTGTTGGTACTACCACTATACTCGCAGATACTAGTTCATCAGGATAGCCTTGTCCTCTTTATACATGCTAAAGATTTGAGTGCTGGCATCAGTGGTGGAGCCAGTTCCCGACAACCCGAGCCAGCTGGTTGGGCTCACCGCTGCCGCTGGTTTGAACGAAGTCTCTGGTGGCGAGCACATCCTATATGCTGAACAGTCGTGAAGCCATGATCACCAACCATATGGTTCTGAAAGGCATGGAACGAACTGATGAATGCGGTGCCAAGACAAGCGCCTGCACATGCAGATTTTACGTCCTACCATGCTGGTGTGTAGCAGGAGCAGGTCAATGTAGTCTAGACCAGTCATCGAACCATGCACGAAAACCATAGAAATGTAGTCAAATTTATCTATGGAGAAATGAGAATGCTTGGGTTGGTCGCCACCAGAGTATTGTGCAGAGTTGATCACATCAGCTAATTGTTCCAGCAGATTGTGCAAATTTTATCATATCACTATTGTTCCAGCAGGTCTTTCAAAGTCAAGGTTCCAGTTCCACCATTGCTGGTCTAGTGTCTACTATCACCTGACCAATAGGAGGTTAATTAGTCCAAGAATTCAAGGTAAGACAACTCAGGCAGGCATTGTTTTCTTTTACAGTAAGGCACCTCAGTCAGACATTGTTGATGCCGAAAGCTAATTTGGACTCCGAAACAGCCAGAAGAAAACAATTGAACAACCGTAAGAAAATATAAGTATGGCTAGGAAGCATCTGGGGCGGCATTACAAAGACAAAGTCCAAGCCAATTGTACAAAATCCATCGGATCGACAACGCGTGTGAGTTACCTACTTCTACTTAATTACAAGATCCTTTGATCCTCAGGCGTGACAGATTGCTAGTGCATCGCGCTCAGGATCTTGTTCGCCGCACTGGTGTGGTCTGTGTTGAGAGTTCTACACTTGATATCGACGAACAGGTATGCAGGTAGTTTGCCTCAGCTTCTGCTCGCTCCACCTCGGTCTGTGTGGATTGCATGCAGATGTGGATGTGGATCCAGGGTCGACAAAACCTGGGGCATTGACATACCACCAGACACAACGATCTCTGCCAAACGGTGCAGAAATATGTCAGCGCCTTTTCACATGTTTTGGAGCAGATTAACAGACAAGACACCGAGAGGATAGAGTTTAGGAGTTACCAATGCCTTCACGCACAGAAAGATTAGGCCTTATCACATCCTTTGAGTTCACCATGAAGATATCACCAATGTAGAGATGGTTGGTCGGCACATAGACACAGTAAAGGTCCTCTTGACCAGAATAGCTCTGTTATGACGTAATGAAGGGATATTACACATTCAGATGAGTCAAAGCTATACCTTAAATCAGAGCAAACAATAGAATGGTTTGCAAAAAAACAACATTTATCATCATTTTGAGCATTCTATAAGTATTCATTTCCATCCTTTACAAGGTGAGTTAGTCAAATTTTGTGGTAAAACTGAATTTCAACATTCCACCATGAAAGGGTTCATACCGATCACAGGATAACATAACTGCATACTGAGCATAAAGAAAAATCATGAAAAATAGGTGTAAGCTAATCATCATTGGGAACTCAGTATAATAGTGAAGACCTGGAGCGAGACTGATGAAGTAATGAATCCAAATGCATATTCCCCAATACGAGGATGTCGTATGATGACTGCCTCCTTGAATGCCTGTTTGTTTTGATCTgtaaaaagaaacaaaaatttAGCGCATAAGCTACTCTGCAGATTGAATATCTTGATAACTGCGAATTTACCTGGCGATATAGCGGCACTAATTTGCTTAGATGCATTGTAGATATGGCGCACAAGTGGCATGCGCTTAATGATCCATTCACCAATGCCAAGAACAGATGCTCCAACCCAAGATGACATGAAGACTCCAACGAAAAATATGAAAGTAACAGAAGTGATGAAACCAAGACCTGGGGATTCAAATGAGTACAGTGGGAAATAAGCTGGATAGGCAATAAGCATCCTCCTTAGCAA containing:
- the LOC125530537 gene encoding protein LIKE COV 1-like (The sequence of the model RefSeq protein was modified relative to this genomic sequence to represent the inferred CDS: added 71 bases not found in genome assembly), whose product is MMGDDKAPRSLSPMGGRDRDRELLIPVSGGGGGGSVPRAGGDDDDLDRTAASPSASAALSSTGREAFHKVVRSWASKKFMTGCVILFPIAITFYFTWWFIHFVDGFFSPIYAQLGINIFGLGFITSVTFIFFVGVFMSSWVGASVLGIGEWIIKRMPLVRHIYNASKQISAAISPDQNKQAFKEAVIIRHPRIGEYAFGFITSSVSLQSYSGQEDLYCVYVPTNHLYIGDIFMVNSKDVIRPNLSVREGIEIVVSGGMSMPQVLSTLDPHPHLHAIHTDRGGASRS